From a region of the Paenibacillus lutimineralis genome:
- the ccpA gene encoding catabolite control protein A has protein sequence MTVTIYDVAREAGVSMATVSRVVNNNPNVKPQTRKKVYEAIERLGYRPNAVARGLASKKTTTVGVVIPDISNSIFAEIARGIEDIANMYHYNIILCNADKKKEKEIRVVNTLLEKQVDGLLFMGGVVTEEHVQAFQTSSVPIVLCATSDEKGMFPSVDIDHEAAAFDAVSTLIRHGHRNIAMISGTLQDPANGYARFQGYKRALETAGIEYQEDLVRIGNYRYESGVEAMKYFLGLKKRPTAIFSATDEMAIGAIHSIQDEGLKVPDDFSIISVDNIRMASMVRPQLTTVAQPMYDLGAVAMRLLTKLMKKEAVDNPHVILPHETILRLSVSHV, from the coding sequence CCATTTACGATGTGGCACGTGAAGCGGGCGTTTCGATGGCGACGGTTTCTCGGGTTGTAAACAACAATCCGAATGTCAAGCCGCAGACCAGGAAGAAAGTATACGAAGCGATTGAACGTTTGGGATATCGTCCAAATGCGGTGGCAAGAGGTCTTGCCAGCAAGAAGACGACCACGGTCGGAGTGGTCATCCCAGACATCTCGAATTCAATTTTTGCAGAGATTGCGCGAGGTATCGAAGACATCGCCAACATGTACCACTATAACATTATCCTATGTAACGCAGACAAGAAGAAGGAGAAGGAGATTCGTGTCGTAAATACCTTGCTTGAGAAGCAGGTTGACGGACTTCTTTTCATGGGCGGAGTAGTAACAGAAGAGCATGTTCAAGCATTCCAGACTTCGTCTGTTCCAATCGTACTCTGTGCGACGAGCGACGAGAAGGGTATGTTCCCATCCGTGGATATTGACCACGAAGCTGCTGCATTCGATGCAGTGAGTACGCTGATTCGTCACGGTCATCGCAATATTGCTATGATCAGCGGCACTTTGCAGGACCCGGCGAACGGTTATGCACGTTTTCAGGGCTATAAACGCGCTCTCGAGACGGCTGGAATCGAGTATCAAGAGGATTTGGTGCGGATTGGCAACTACCGCTACGAATCCGGTGTCGAGGCTATGAAGTATTTCCTCGGTCTCAAGAAACGGCCGACAGCGATATTCTCAGCTACCGACGAAATGGCCATTGGAGCTATTCACAGTATTCAGGATGAAGGTCTTAAAGTGCCTGACGACTTCTCCATTATCAGCGTAGACAATATTCGCATGGCATCGATGGTACGTCCGCAATTGACGACGGTTGCCCAGCCGATGTACGACCTTGGTGCGGTCGCTATGCGCTTGTTGACGAAGCTGATGAAGAAGGAAGCGGTGGACAACCCGCATGTGATTTTGCCTCATGAGACGATTCTGCGACTCTCTGTCAGTCATGTGTAA